From Solanum lycopersicum chromosome 8, SLM_r2.1, the proteins below share one genomic window:
- the LOC101250428 gene encoding LOW QUALITY PROTEIN: copal-8-ol diphosphate hydratase, chloroplastic (The sequence of the model RefSeq protein was modified relative to this genomic sequence to represent the inferred CDS: inserted 1 base in 1 codon), translating to MLVITSNYRLSCHIHRLKSPNFLLTQQAEFKRHGSRNWLFQTEGLPPLSLNCAPNDASYFGNVSDLKSDHSNKYEEKDIQMRNLREEIKNMLSSMGDGRSSVSPYDTAWVSFIEDTNTNINGTSKRPLFPSCLQWIIDNQLDDGSWGEELVFCIYDRLLNTLACVVALTLWNTCLHKRNKGVMFIKENLRKLEGGEVVNMTSGFEFVFPSLLDKAQQLHIDNIPYDAPVFKDIYARREVKFTRFPKDLIHTIPTIVLFSLEGLRDLDWQRLLKLQMEDGSFLTSPSSTAIVFMNTNDDKCFTFLQNAVQKFNGGVPCSYPADIQARLWAIDRLQRLGISYYFEEEIKDLLEYVFRYWDKENGFFSARNSNICEVDTTCMAIRLLRLHGFDVSPDVLHKFKDGDEFFCLRGESNKSATVMFNLYRCSQALFPGEIICEEAKNFTYNFLHQYLANNQSKDKWVIAKDIPGEIRYALEFQWYASLPRVESRLYIDQYGGADEIWIGKTLYRMPDVSNNVYLEAAKLDYNRCQSQHRFEWLIMQEWFEKGNFQKFGISKKEVLVSFFLAASSIFEVEKSRQRLAWAKSCILCKMITSYINQEATTWNSFLMEFKNYRDMSIKKSNETKEIIVLNNLCQFLHQLTKETYQDLGKDIHHQLHNVWEEWLEENNTTCQEAAVLLVQTINLSSGHMTHDEILSKYTNKVCHMLNEFQNDQTCNSSKARDIELHMQALVKLVFSNTSSNNINQGIEDTYFKVVKXFYYTAHVSEETINNHISKVLFQKA from the exons ATGCTGGTAATTACATCCAATTACAGACTTTCTTGTCATATTCATCGACTAAAGAGTCCTAACTTTTTGTTAACTCAGCAAGCTGAATTTAAAAGACATGGATCTA gAAATTGGCTATTCCAAACTGAAGGCTTACCCCCACTTAGTCTCAATTGTGCACCTAATGATGCAAGTTATTTTG GTAACGTTAGTGATTTAAAATCTGATCACTCCAACAAGTATGAAGAAAAGGATATTCAG ATGAGGAATTTGAGAGAAGAGATAAAAAATATGTTGAGTTCCATGGGAGATGGAAGGTCAAGTGTCTCACCCTATGACACAGCTTGGGTTTCCTTTATTGAAGATACCAATACTAATATTAATGGAACAAGCAAGAGGCCCCTATTTCCATCTTGTCTTCAATGGATTATAGACAATCAACTTGATGATGGTTCATGGGGAGAAGAGCTTGTATTTTGCATATATGATAGGCTCTTGAATACACTAGCATGTGTGGTTGCATTAACCTTATGGAACACTTGCCTTCATAAAAGAAACAAAG GAGTGATGTTTATCAAAGAGAACTTAAGGAAGCTAGAGGGAGGGGAAGTTGTAAACATGACTAGTGGATTTGAGTTTGTGTTTCCTTCACTCCTTGATAAAGCTCAACAATTACACATTGACAATATTCCATATGATGCTCCTGTCTTTAAGGATATTTATGCAAGGAGAGAAGTAAAGTTTACTAG ATTTCCTAAAGATCTCATCCATACCATTCCAACAATAGTATTGTTTTCATTAGAAGGATTAAGGGACTTGGACTGGCAAAGGCTTTTGAAGTTACAAATGGAGGATGGTTCATTCTTAACATCCCCATCATCTACTGCCATTGTATTTATGAACACAAATGATGACAAGTGCTTCACATTTCTTCAAAATGCTGTTCAAAAGTTCAATGGAGGAG TTCCATGTAGTTACCCAGCTGACATACAAGCAAGACTTTGGGCAATTGATCGATTACAACGCCTAGGAATCTCTTATTATTTTGAGGAAGAAATTAAGGACCTTTTAGAATATGTTTTCAg ATATTGGGACAAGGAGAATGGATTTTTTTCAGCAAGGAATTCAAATATTTGTGAAGTTGATACTACATGCATGGCTATTAGGTTACTAAGGCTACATGGGTTTGATGTTAGTCCAG ATGTGCTACACAAGTTCAAAGATGGTGATGAATTCTTTTGCCTAAGAGGTGAATCCAACAAGTCAGCAACAGTTATGTTTAATCTCTATAGATGTTCTCAAGCTTTATTCCCAGGAGAAATAATATGTGAAGAAGCAAAGAATTTTACATACAATTTCTTGCACCAATATCTTGCAAACAATCAATCCAAAGACAAATGGGTTATAGCTAAGGACATCCCTGGGGAG ATAAGATATGCATTAGAATTTCAATGGTATGCTAGTTTACCTCGAGTGGAATCTAGGCTATACATTGATCAATATGGTGGAGCAGATGAAATTTGGATAGGCAAAACATTATACAG AATGCCAGATGTGAGCAACAATGTTTATTTAGAAGCAGCAAAACTAGATTACAATAGATGTCAAAGTCAACATCGCTTTGAATGGCTAATTATGCAAGA GTGGTTTGAGAAGGGCAACTTTCAAAAATTTGGAATTAGCAAAAAGGAAGTGctagtttcttttttcttagcTGCTTCAAGTATATTTGAGGTGGAGAAGTCAAGACAACGACTTGCATGGGCTAAATCTTGTATACTATGTAAGATGATTACATCCTACATAAATCAAGAGGCTACAACTTGGAATTCATTTTTGATGGAGTTCAAGAACTATAGAGACATGAGTATAAAAAAAAG TAATGAAACAAAAGAAATCATAGTTCTCAATAATCTTTGTCAATTTTTGCACCAACTTACAAAAGAAACTTATCAAGACCTAGGCAAAGACATCCATCACCAACTACACAATGTT TGGGAAGAGTGGTTGGAGGAAAATAATACTACATGTCAAGAAGCAGCGGTATTGCTAGTGCAAACAATTAATCTTTCTTCTGGCCATATGACACATGATGAGATATTATCCAAGTACACCAATAAAGTCTGTCACATGCTTAATGAGTTCCAAAATGATCAG ACTTGTAATTCCTCAAAAGCAAGAGACATTGAATTGCACATGCAAGCTCTTGTAAAGTTAGTGTTCAGTAACACCTCCTCAAACAACATCAATCAAGGCATTGAAGACACATATTTTAAAGTTGTTA ATTTTTATTACACTGCACATGTTAGTGAGGAAACAATCAACAATCACATATCCAAAGTGCTTTTTCAGAAAGCCTAG
- the LOC138337770 gene encoding nerylneryl diphosphate synthase CPT2, chloroplastic-like isoform X2, which translates to MNSSLVFQHLIPSKRSLGLKSQKSSSPSLILRRNTSISMGEFKGTHDKQLQILNLPLTVSACRLTKISSSFSLQTEKLCYDNDNDDNDDLELHEELIPKHIALIMDGNRRWAKAKGLEVYEGHKLIIPKLKEICDISSKLGIQVITAFAFSTENWKRSKEEVDLLMQLFEEFFDAFSRFGVRVSVIGCKSNLPMTLQKCIALTEETTKGNKGLHLVIALNYGGYYDILQATKSIVNKAMNGLLDVEDINKNLFDQELESKCPNPDLLIRTGGEQRVSNFLLWQLAYTEFYFTNTLFPDFGEKDLKKAILNFQQRHRRFGGHTY; encoded by the exons atgaactctTCATTAGTATTCCAGCACCTCATCCCATCAAAGAGATCTTTAGGTCTAAAATCACAGAAATCATCATCACCATCTCTTATTTTACGGCGAAATACATCAATATCCATGGGTGAATTCAAAG GAACTCATGATAAACAACTTCAAATTCTGAATCTGCCTTTGACAGTGTCTGCTTGTAGACTCACCAAGATTTCAAGCTCATTCAGCTTACAAACTGAAAAGCTTTGCTATGATAATGATAACGATGATAATGATGATCTCGAGCTTCATGAAGAGCTTATACCTAAACACATTGCTTTGATAATGGATGGTAATAGGAGATGGGCAAAGGCTAAGGGTTTAGAAGTATATGAAGGTCACAAACTTATTATTCCAAAATTAAAAGAGATTTGTGATATTTCTTCCAAATTGGGAATACAAGTTATCACTGCTTTTGCTTTTTCTACTGAAAATTGGAAAAGATCCAAG GAGGAGGTAGATTTGTTGATGCAACTATTTGAAGAATTCTTCGACGCATTTTCGAG GTTTGGAGTAAGAGTGTCTGTTATTGGTTGTAAATCCAACCTCCCAATGACATTACAAAAATGCATAGCATTAACAGAAGAGACTACAAAGGGAAACAAAGGACTTCACCTTGTGATTGCACTAAACTATGGTGGATATTATGACATATTGCAAGCAACAAAAAGTATTGTTAATAAAGCAATGAATGGTTTATTAGATGTAGAAGATATCAACAAGAATTTATTTGATCAAGAACTTGAAAGCAAGTGTCCAAATCCTGATTTGCTTATAAGGACAGGAGGTGAACAAAGAGTTAGTAACTTTTTGTTGTGGCAATTGGCTTACACTGAATTTTACTTCACCAACACATTGTTTCCTGATTTTGGAGAGAAAGATCTTAAGAAGGCAATACTTAACTTTCAACAAAGGCATAGACGTTTTGGTGGACACACATATTGA
- the LOC138337770 gene encoding nerylneryl diphosphate synthase CPT2, chloroplastic-like isoform X1 gives MNSSLVFQHLIPSKRSLGLKSQKSSSPSLILRRNTSISMGEFKVSACRLTKISSSFSLQTEKLCYDNDNDDNDDLELHEELIPKHIALIMDGNRRWAKAKGLEVYEGHKLIIPKLKEICDISSKLGIQVITAFAFSTENWKRSKEEVDLLMQLFEEFFDAFSRFGVRVSVIGCKSNLPMTLQKCIALTEETTKGNKGLHLVIALNYGGYYDILQATKSIVNKAMNGLLDVEDINKNLFDQELESKCPNPDLLIRTGGEQRVSNFLLWQLAYTEFYFTNTLFPDFGEKDLKKAILNFQQRHRRFGGHTY, from the exons atgaactctTCATTAGTATTCCAGCACCTCATCCCATCAAAGAGATCTTTAGGTCTAAAATCACAGAAATCATCATCACCATCTCTTATTTTACGGCGAAATACATCAATATCCATGGGTGAATTCAAAG TGTCTGCTTGTAGACTCACCAAGATTTCAAGCTCATTCAGCTTACAAACTGAAAAGCTTTGCTATGATAATGATAACGATGATAATGATGATCTCGAGCTTCATGAAGAGCTTATACCTAAACACATTGCTTTGATAATGGATGGTAATAGGAGATGGGCAAAGGCTAAGGGTTTAGAAGTATATGAAGGTCACAAACTTATTATTCCAAAATTAAAAGAGATTTGTGATATTTCTTCCAAATTGGGAATACAAGTTATCACTGCTTTTGCTTTTTCTACTGAAAATTGGAAAAGATCCAAG GAGGAGGTAGATTTGTTGATGCAACTATTTGAAGAATTCTTCGACGCATTTTCGAG GTTTGGAGTAAGAGTGTCTGTTATTGGTTGTAAATCCAACCTCCCAATGACATTACAAAAATGCATAGCATTAACAGAAGAGACTACAAAGGGAAACAAAGGACTTCACCTTGTGATTGCACTAAACTATGGTGGATATTATGACATATTGCAAGCAACAAAAAGTATTGTTAATAAAGCAATGAATGGTTTATTAGATGTAGAAGATATCAACAAGAATTTATTTGATCAAGAACTTGAAAGCAAGTGTCCAAATCCTGATTTGCTTATAAGGACAGGAGGTGAACAAAGAGTTAGTAACTTTTTGTTGTGGCAATTGGCTTACACTGAATTTTACTTCACCAACACATTGTTTCCTGATTTTGGAGAGAAAGATCTTAAGAAGGCAATACTTAACTTTCAACAAAGGCATAGACGTTTTGGTGGACACACATATTGA
- the LOC101250138 gene encoding santalene and bergamotene synthase, chloroplastic isoform X2, giving the protein MIIGYRINFRPLSHDKLRSHVMWQRQCSYNTASSMDGFEEAKERIRESFSKVELSPSSYDTAWVAMVPSKYSLNEPCFPQCLDWIIENQREDGSWGLNPTHPLLLKDSLSSTLACLLALTKWRVGDEQIKRGLGFIETQSWAIDNKDQISPLGFEIIFPSMIKSAEKLNLNLAMNKIDSTIKRALQNEFTRNIEYMGEGVGELCDWKEIIKLHQRQNGSLFDSPATTAAALIYHQHDQKCYEYINSILQQHKNWVPTMYPTKIHSLLCLVDTLQNLGVHRHFKSEIKKALEEIYRLWQQKNEEIFSNVTHCAMAFRLLRMSYYNVSSDELAEFVDEEHFFSTSGKFISDVAIIELHKASQLTINEKDDILDKINNWTGIFMQQKLLNNDFLDIKSKKEVELALRMFYVTYDRAENRRYIESYQENNFKMLKTAYRCGSMNNIDLLTFSMQEFELGLSQYQEEVEQLKRWYEDYRLEQVGLAQEYIYRTHLISVAVFFEHELSNARIMYAKYAMFLTLSDDLFEHLASKDELLNIIELVQRWDEHTNVGFHSEKVKLFFTALYDTIEEVATNAQIKQGRNVKHHIIELG; this is encoded by the exons ATGATAATTGGCTATAGAATCAATTTCAGACCACTTTCTCATGATAAACTGA GATCACATGTTATGTGGCAGAGACAATGCAGCTATAATACTGCTTCATCAATG GATGGTTTTGAAGAAGCAAAGGAGAGAATAAGGGAAAGTTTTAGTAAAGTAGAGTTATCTCCTTCTTCCTATGACACAGCATGGGTAGCTATGGTCCCTTCAAAATATTCACTAAATGAGCCATGTTTTCCACAATGTTTGGATTGGAttattgaaaatcaaagagaagATGGATCTTGGGGACTAAACCCTACCCATCCATTGCTTCTCAAGGACTCACTTTCTTCCACTCTTGCATGTTTGCTTGCACTAACCAAATGGAGAGTTGGAGATGAGCAAATCAAAAGAG gCCTTGGCTTTATTGAAACCCAGAGTTGGGCAATTGATAACAAGGATCAAATTTCACCTCTAggatttgaaattatatttccCAGTATGATCAAGTCTGCAGAAAAACTAAACTTAAATCTAGCAATGAACAAAATAGATTCAACGATTAAAAG AGCATTACAGAATGAATTCACGAGGAATATTGAATATATGGGTGAAGGAGTTGGTGAATTATGTGATTGGAAGGAAATAATAAAGTTACATCAAAGACAAAATGGTTCATTATTTGATTCACCAGCCACTACTGCAGCTGCCTTGATTTATCACCAACATGATcaaaaatgttatgaatatattaattcaatcttGCAACAACACAAAAATTGGG TTCCCACTATGTATCCAACAAAGATACATTCATTGCTTTGCTTGGTTGATACACTTCAAAATCTTGGAGTACATCGGCATTTTAAATCAGAAATAAAGAAAGCTCTAGAAGAAATATACAG GCTATGGCaacaaaagaatgaagaaattttCTCAAATGTCACCCATTGTGCTATGGCTTTTCGACTTCTAAGGATGAGCTACTATAATGTCTCCTCAG ATGAACTAGCAGAATTTGTGGATGaagaacattttttttcaacaagTGGGAAATTTATAAGTGATGTTGCAATCATTGAGCTCCACAAAGCTTCACAATTGACTATTAATGAGAAAGATGAcattttggataaaattaaCAATTGGACAGGAATATTTATGCAACAAAAACTCTTAAACAATGACTTCCTCGATATCAAGTCAAAGAAGGAG GTGGAACTTGCTTTGAGGATGTTTTATGTGACATATGATCGTGCGGAAAATCGACGATATATCGAGTCATATCAAGAGAACaatttcaaaatgttaaaaacaGCTTATAG GTGTGGCAGCATGAACAATATCGACTTGTTAACATTCTCAATGCAAGAATTTGAGTTGGGGCTATCCCAATACCAAGAAGAAGTTGAACAACTGAAAAG GTGGTACGAAGATTACAGACTAGAGCAAGTGGGATTGGCACAAGAATACATATATCGTACTCACTTAATTAGTGTTGCTGTATTCTTCGAACATGAATTATCCAATGCTCGAATTATGTATGCAAAGTACGCCATGTTTCTCACTTTGAGTGATGATCTTTTCGAACATTTGGCATCCAAAGATGAACTACTTAACATCATTGAATTAGTACAAAG GTGGGATGAACACACAAATGTAGGTTTCCACTCAGAGAAGGTCAAACTTTTCTTTACAGCATTATATGATACAATAGAGGAAGTTGCAACTAATGCACAAATCAAGCAAGGACGAAATGTCAAACATCACATAATAGAATTG GGTTAA
- the LOC101250138 gene encoding santalene and bergamotene synthase, chloroplastic isoform X1 codes for MIIGYRINFRPLSHDKLRSHVMWQRQCSYNTASSMDGFEEAKERIRESFSKVELSPSSYDTAWVAMVPSKYSLNEPCFPQCLDWIIENQREDGSWGLNPTHPLLLKDSLSSTLACLLALTKWRVGDEQIKRGLGFIETQSWAIDNKDQISPLGFEIIFPSMIKSAEKLNLNLAMNKIDSTIKRALQNEFTRNIEYMGEGVGELCDWKEIIKLHQRQNGSLFDSPATTAAALIYHQHDQKCYEYINSILQQHKNWVPTMYPTKIHSLLCLVDTLQNLGVHRHFKSEIKKALEEIYRLWQQKNEEIFSNVTHCAMAFRLLRMSYYNVSSDELAEFVDEEHFFSTSGKFISDVAIIELHKASQLTINEKDDILDKINNWTGIFMQQKLLNNDFLDIKSKKEVELALRMFYVTYDRAENRRYIESYQENNFKMLKTAYRCGSMNNIDLLTFSMQEFELGLSQYQEEVEQLKRWYEDYRLEQVGLAQEYIYRTHLISVAVFFEHELSNARIMYAKYAMFLTLSDDLFEHLASKDELLNIIELVQRWDEHTNVGFHSEKVKLFFTALYDTIEEVATNAQIKQGRNVKHHIIELFVEGLNSMLVDRVEWGTRIPSIEEYLRVSLSTFGGKCMVLTSQYVVGIHLCNYQSDDEIQDLCYCSGIVMRLLNDLQSFKRERSDSRLVNMVKLVMKQRSGTICEEEEEEAIKHIKETIECNRRKLLRMVLQSKGKGSKVPQALKDLFWRTTKAVYFFYSDHDEFRSPNKVKHHINQVIYKPLHNR; via the exons ATGATAATTGGCTATAGAATCAATTTCAGACCACTTTCTCATGATAAACTGA GATCACATGTTATGTGGCAGAGACAATGCAGCTATAATACTGCTTCATCAATG GATGGTTTTGAAGAAGCAAAGGAGAGAATAAGGGAAAGTTTTAGTAAAGTAGAGTTATCTCCTTCTTCCTATGACACAGCATGGGTAGCTATGGTCCCTTCAAAATATTCACTAAATGAGCCATGTTTTCCACAATGTTTGGATTGGAttattgaaaatcaaagagaagATGGATCTTGGGGACTAAACCCTACCCATCCATTGCTTCTCAAGGACTCACTTTCTTCCACTCTTGCATGTTTGCTTGCACTAACCAAATGGAGAGTTGGAGATGAGCAAATCAAAAGAG gCCTTGGCTTTATTGAAACCCAGAGTTGGGCAATTGATAACAAGGATCAAATTTCACCTCTAggatttgaaattatatttccCAGTATGATCAAGTCTGCAGAAAAACTAAACTTAAATCTAGCAATGAACAAAATAGATTCAACGATTAAAAG AGCATTACAGAATGAATTCACGAGGAATATTGAATATATGGGTGAAGGAGTTGGTGAATTATGTGATTGGAAGGAAATAATAAAGTTACATCAAAGACAAAATGGTTCATTATTTGATTCACCAGCCACTACTGCAGCTGCCTTGATTTATCACCAACATGATcaaaaatgttatgaatatattaattcaatcttGCAACAACACAAAAATTGGG TTCCCACTATGTATCCAACAAAGATACATTCATTGCTTTGCTTGGTTGATACACTTCAAAATCTTGGAGTACATCGGCATTTTAAATCAGAAATAAAGAAAGCTCTAGAAGAAATATACAG GCTATGGCaacaaaagaatgaagaaattttCTCAAATGTCACCCATTGTGCTATGGCTTTTCGACTTCTAAGGATGAGCTACTATAATGTCTCCTCAG ATGAACTAGCAGAATTTGTGGATGaagaacattttttttcaacaagTGGGAAATTTATAAGTGATGTTGCAATCATTGAGCTCCACAAAGCTTCACAATTGACTATTAATGAGAAAGATGAcattttggataaaattaaCAATTGGACAGGAATATTTATGCAACAAAAACTCTTAAACAATGACTTCCTCGATATCAAGTCAAAGAAGGAG GTGGAACTTGCTTTGAGGATGTTTTATGTGACATATGATCGTGCGGAAAATCGACGATATATCGAGTCATATCAAGAGAACaatttcaaaatgttaaaaacaGCTTATAG GTGTGGCAGCATGAACAATATCGACTTGTTAACATTCTCAATGCAAGAATTTGAGTTGGGGCTATCCCAATACCAAGAAGAAGTTGAACAACTGAAAAG GTGGTACGAAGATTACAGACTAGAGCAAGTGGGATTGGCACAAGAATACATATATCGTACTCACTTAATTAGTGTTGCTGTATTCTTCGAACATGAATTATCCAATGCTCGAATTATGTATGCAAAGTACGCCATGTTTCTCACTTTGAGTGATGATCTTTTCGAACATTTGGCATCCAAAGATGAACTACTTAACATCATTGAATTAGTACAAAG GTGGGATGAACACACAAATGTAGGTTTCCACTCAGAGAAGGTCAAACTTTTCTTTACAGCATTATATGATACAATAGAGGAAGTTGCAACTAATGCACAAATCAAGCAAGGACGAAATGTCAAACATCACATAATAGAATTG TTTGTTGAAGGGTTAAATAGCATGTTGGTAGATAGAGTAGAGTGGGGTACAAGAATACCAAGCATAGAAGAGTACTTGCGTGTGTCCTTGTCAACTTTTGGTGGAAAATGCATGGTTCTAACATCACAATATGTTGTTGGAATTCATCTTTGCAACTATCAAAGTGATGATGAAATACAAGACTTGTGCTATTGTTCCGGCATAGTCATGCGGCTTCTTAATGATTTACAAAGTTTCAAG AGAGAACGATCGGATAGTAGGTTAGTGAATATGGTGAAATTAGTAATGAAGCAAAGGTCAGGAACAatatgtgaagaagaagaagaagaggctATAAagcatataaaggaaacaattGAATGTAATAGAAGAAAGTTGCTAAGGATGGTTCTTCAATCTAAAGGAAAAGGAAGCAAAGTACCACAAGCATTGAAGGATTTATTTTGGAGGACAACCAAAGCggtttatttcttttattcagATCATGATGAGTTTCGATCTCCAAACAAAGTCAAGCATCATATCAATCAAGTCATTTACAAACCACTCCATAATCGATGA
- the LOC101248028 gene encoding premnaspirodiene oxygenase-like encodes MEVSSFIFTFFLIFLPLLLAIVKNHKKSKNLPPGPWKLPIIGNLHQLDISRPYITLKELSKKHGPLMHLKLGERSTIVISSYKILKELMKTSDTILSHRPELLVSKTVAYNGGDIAFAPYGDYWKQMRKICTSEILTTKRIHSNYPLMEEEISRLVKNIKESSSKGTLIDVYKCLNSLSCAIICRATVGTTCKDSDSLISTIRKITPLVGLFNISDLFPSLKFLDRYITGSNQKLLKMHHELCDRLLEEIVHQHEESIQKNNVDEEDLLHLLLRVREKESHNFHVPITRDNVKAVILDMFIGGTDTTSILLEWAMAELLKNPNIMKKAQVEVREVFKGKKKVDHIDVQNLKYLKLIVKETLRLHPPGPLALPRESIEEIAINGYVIPNKTIALINLYAMGRDPEYWHDPEKFMPDRFNNYVNNNVDDVKMIKGSSNVPMEFLAFGFGKRVCPGMLFGTASSELTLARLLYHFDWKLPNGMNPEDLDMTESFGAAATMKNNLYLVATPYD; translated from the exons ATGGAAGTCTCCtcctttattttcactttttttctcattttcctACCTTTACTTCTTGCGATCgttaaaaatcacaaaaaatcaaaaaatttgcCTCCGGGTCCATGGAAACTTCCAATCATCGGAAACTTACACCAACTCGATATTTCGCGACCTTACATCACACTCAAGGAGTTATCGAAGAAACATGGACCGTTGATGCACCTAAAACTCGGTGAACGTTCAACTATTGTCATTTCTTCATATAAAATACTTAAAGAATTGATGAAAACAAGTGACACTATCCTCTCTCATAGGCCCGAGCTCCTTGTCTCGAAAACTGTGGCTTACAACGGTGGAGATATTGCTTTTGCGCCCTATGGTGATTACTGGAAACAGATGCGTAAAATTTGTACATCAGAGATCCTCACTACAAAAAGAATTCACTCGAATTATCCTCTTATGGAAGAGGAGATTTCGCGTTTAGTGAAAAATATTAAGGAGTCATCATCTAAAGGTACCCTAATTGATGTATACAAGTGTCTCAACTCGCTCTCTTGTGCTATTATTTGTAGGGCCACCGTTGGAACGACTTGTAAAGATTCCGATTCATTGATATCtacaataagaaaaataacacCTCTAGTGGGACTTTTTAATATATCGGATTTGTTCCCTTCCCTCAAGTTTCTCGATAGATATATTACAGGATCTAATCAAAAGTTACTGAAAATGCATCATGAATTATGTGATCGCCTTCTAGAAGAAATTGTCCACCAACACGAAGAaagtattcaaaaaaataatgttgatgAGGAAGATCTTTTGCACCTTCTTCTAAGGGTTCGAGAGAAGGAGAGCCACAATTTTCATGTCCCTATAACAAGAGATAACGTCAAAGCTGTTATCTTG GATATGTTCATCGGTGGAACGGACACGACATCAATTTTATTGGAATGGGCCATGGCTGAATTGTTGAAGAAtccaaatataatgaaaaaagcCCAAGTTGAAGTTAGAGAGGtttttaaagggaaaaagaaagTTGATCATATTGATgtacaaaatttgaaatacttGAAATTGATTGTGAAAGAAACTCTAAGACTTCATCCTCCAGGTCCCTTAGCTTTACCAAGAGAATCAATAGAGGAAATCGCGATTAATGGGTATGTTATACCTAATAAAACAATAGCGTTGATAAATTTGTATGCAATGGGAAGAGATCCTGAATATTGGCACGATCCAGAGAAATTCATGCCTGATCGATTCAATAATTATGTCAATAACAATGTTGATGATGTTAAAATGATCAAAGGATCATCCAATGTTCCTATGGAGTTTTTGGCATTTGGATTTGGAAAAAGGGTTTGTCCAGGAATGTTATTTGGTACGGCAAGTAGTGAACTTACATTGGCTAGATTACTTTATCATTTCGATTGGAAACTTCCTAATGGTATGAATCCAGAAGATTTAGATATGACTGAAAGTTTTGGTGCTGCTGCTACAATGAAAAACAACTTGTATTTGGTGGCTACACCATATGACTAA